CGAAGCATCACGGCTGATTCGGGTGGTCCCGGTCGCTATCGCGGTGGTACGTCCTTCACTTCGACGTGGCTCGTGCATAACACAGACGAATTGACGATAGCCACGTCCGAGCATTCCAGTCGTGTATTTGACAATGCCGGCATGTGCGGCGGTTACCCGGCACCGACGGCTCACAGGCACTTTACCGTGCGTAACAGCAACATCGAGCAGATGGCCGAGGAACGGAAACCGTTGCCCCACGAGTTGGGGAGCGATCCCTACATGAGCGACATGGAGCGGTTGGTCGAGGGCGACAAGAATGTGGTGGAAGGTCCGCATATCGACAAACCATTGCAATCCGGCGATCTGTTTGCCCACTCATACAATGGTGGTGGCGGCTACGGCGATCCCATTGAACGTGACCCGTTGGAGATCGCCCGGGATGTGGAAAACGGCTATGTGACGGCAGAAATTGCCGAAAGGACCCATGCTGTAGTGCTTGATCATGATGAGGAACGCAACATATGGCATGTCGATGAAGAAGCAACCGCATCCCTGCGGGAGAAAACCCGGAATGCCCGGTTGAATAAGGCTGTTTCGGTCGAGGATTGGATCGAGTCCGAGCGTAAGCGGGTGTTGGAAAGGGACTTCGTCACTGAGGTACGTAAGATGTATCAGGATACCATGGGCATTTCTAGCCGTTTTAACGAGGAGTTCCGAGAATTCTGGCGCCTGCCCAATGACTTTGTAATGTGAGGAGCGATGATGATGGCAAGCTATAATCACGACACCATTCGTGACTTGATTGACGGCCAACTTCCTTGGCAGTCGACGCGATCGATTATGAGTCAGTATAAAGATGACGATCGATTTTTCAAGTACATCGATATTCTTCAGGAACAGGTAAAATTCAACGATCCGATCTTGTTACCGATCGGGGAACACTTGTATATCGTTGCCAAGCAGGGGGAGCCGCAAGGTGAACGAGTCGTCAAATGTGGCTGCGGTTATGAATTTGGTCACTACACTAGCAACTGGAAGCTGAAGGCCGCGATCAATGTTCGGGATGACGAAGAAGAGATTGCCGAAATCTATCCTGGACGTCATAGCTATGATCCCGAATGGATGGAAATTCGCGAGTTTATTTGCCCGGGCTGTGCCACGCTGTTGGAAGTGGAGGCGGCGGCCCCGGGATACCCGATCGTTTTTGATTTCCTGCCAGACTTGGAGACCTTTTATCACGATTGGCTCGATCGAGAGTTACCAGTCGAGACCATTCCGAGCCCAGACTTGTAAGCATCACCGAGGCGTCTTATGTGGGCATAATGATGGGCAAGTCCATTATTACGGCGACGGTCGCCGGGGGCGAACAATACTGAGTAAACACCCTATATTTATCCATAACTTCCGGCTAAATAAGCCGAAGCGTGGTATGGGTTGCTTGCCATAGCCCACGTTCATGTGAGAGTGAGGAAGTACTCTATTTTATGGGCTGGCACATCTAGACGGCTTCGTCGTTCTGGGTGTGCCAGCCCACTGTTTAGTAGCGATCAGAGGCCCGGAAATCGCCCATTTATTGAATACCGATCGGAGAATGAGCCCGCAGCGGCCTGCAGTTCTATTGTTCGCCGGTAGGTAGACCGCGCCTTTTGGCCATAACAACAAAACAAACACTTGCTGATCACCGTGCCCCTTCGTCAGGAGGGATGCGGATTAAATTTGCCGCAAGGATTCCCGGGGAGGATACCGATCAATAAGGAGGAAATCACTAATGGCGAACAAATCTATCATTACAGCTGCCGTTACAGGCGCAGGAGAGACAACACAGAAAAGTAAACATGTCCCGGTGACACCGAAGCAGATTGCAGCCGCGGCTATCGAATCCGCAAAAGCAGGAGCGGCCATTGCGCATATTCACGTACGTGATCCGAAAACTGGAAATTTGAGTCATGATCCAGCACTATTCCGAGAAGTGGTGGAGCGTATTCGCGAGTCGGATACAGATGTAATTATTAATATTACCGCAGGCGGTGGTGGCGACTTTGTTCCAGATCAGGACAATCCGACCCAAGGAGGCCCGGGGACGGATATCCAAACGGCAAAAGAACGCCATGAACCTGTGGAGAAGTTACTCCCGGAAATATGCACGCTCGACTGTGGCAGTATCAATTTCGGTGATCAAGTATACCTGGGACCAGCCGGATGGTTGCGTGAACATGCAGCACTCATACAGGAAAGCGGTGTGAAGCCTGAATTAGAGATCTTTGATACCGGTCAGATTCGTTTAGCCAACCATCTGATTCAGGATGGATTAGTTGACGGAGATCCAATGTATCAGTTCTGTTTGGGTATCCCGTGGGGGGCTGCGGCGGATGCCGAAACCATTACCTATATGCGGGACCGTATTGTCAATGGAGCGACCTGGTCTGCTTTTGGCATCGGCCGTTTGCAATTGCCGATGGTGGCTCAGGCGGCATTACTTGGTGGAAATGTACGTGTGGGTTTGGAAGATAACCTTTATCTTGAAAAAGGGATCCTTGGTACAAACGCACAATTGGTGGATAAGGCTGTCGGTATTCTTCAGGGTGTGAATGTCGAGCCGATGACTCCCCGGGAGGCACGTGAATCCCTGAATCTTCGGACGTTTAAAAACTAAGCAGAGTTGTTTTATGGAGCAGAAAATCATGGATGGTGAAGAAACGTATCCCCGCTTTTTGATCAAATAGATGCAGTTATTGGAAAATGATAATTTTTGGCCATCTGAAAGGTTGGTTTCTCATGGTAGCTAAAGAGGTTCTGGCACGGTAATGTCCATGTCTCATCTGCTATCTTCCTTCAAAATACTTGCACCTAAACCAGGGTGGGACATTCTGAATAAGTAATGGAACATTGGAGCGCTAGAGTTGAAGAATAACTCATGGTGCTCGTTTTTTTGGATGATTTATTACCGAATTCATTTTTATGATAAAGTAGTCGGAGTAGTAATAATACCTATTTGAACAACGACTTGGTGGGTATAAATGTTACTCCGCCCTCCACCAAGGGGCTGGGGATCAGGAGGCATGCCCTACACACCCAATAGAACGTCCATTGATGGAAAGAGTTAGAAGGAGGAGACTGTCATGAACAGGCTACAAGGAAAAACAGCGATCGTTACTGGTGCCAGTACTGGAATTGGGGCTGCCATTGCTAAGGAATTAGCCGTGGAAGGAGCAAATGTTGCCCTAGCCGCCCGTCGGTTGGATAAATTAAACGAAGTGAAAAATGAAATTACCGAAATTAGGAATAGCAAGGGGAAAGTAATGGCTTTCCAAGCGGATATGTCCAATAAAAATGATGTTAATCAGCTCGCGGAAAAGGTGCAAGGCGAATTAGGCAATGTCGATATTTTTGTCAATAATGCTGGGCAAATGTTAACAGGAACTGTCAGATCCGGTCAGGTGGAGGAATGGGAGAAAATGGTTGATGTGAATATAAAGGGTGTCCTTTATGGCATTGATGCTGTATTGCCGTCCATGCTGAGCCGATCAACGGGTCATCTTATCAATGTTGCTTCCGTTTCCGGTCTTGAGGTTACAAAAACAAGTACCGTCTATAGTGCTACGAAGTATGCGGTTCGAGCCATTTCCATGGGATTGGAAAAGGAACTTGCCAGAACAGGTGTAAGAATCACGAATATTTCGCCCGGAATGGTGGATACCGACTTGCAAGGGAACGGTACCTGGAATGATCGTAAGATGCTAGAGGCAGCGGATATTGCAAAGGCTGTAGTCTACGCTGTCACTCAGCCTGATTATGTAAACGTCAATGAAGTGACCGTTCGCCCGGTATAAAAAACAGGATTGCCCAGAAAGTAAGTTTTACTGCTTTCTGGATTATTTCTAAACCTGCCCCCGTTGATTCCCTATCATGGCTATGCTAATATTAGATAGTAAAAGTCTCCCCCTGTTTATAGGAGCTCCTATACTTCGCTGCCCCCTGCAGACGTCACGTTCCTATCACTCATACTATAATCGGTTTCACCTTTTAAAGTTGATCCAAAATTCTTGAAATAGAAACTATGTTTACTCTGTTTCTTTTTGTGTAAACTAATCGTAAGAAGTATGACTTGATCATACCGAAGCCCCTCTATGTGTTAGAACGAACACTCGTCCCAATTTTTTGAGTTGCCCGACATCGTGCTCGACGTCTATTTTGAGACATCAGCTGTATATTTGATGAAGAAAATGAGGTGAAGCAAATGAAGCTAAATCCAGTTGAACAAGAAAAATTGATGCTTTATTTTGCTGGGGAACTTGCCCTGAAGCGTAAGGAAAAAGGCTTGAAATTAAACTATCCGGAAGCCATGGCGATTATTAGCCACTTTGTTTTAGAAGGAGCAAGGGAAGGGAAAACGGTGGCTCAATTGATGAGTGAAGGTAAACAAGTGCTTACATCTGAGGATGTGATGGAAGGTGTGCCTGAAATGATTGATAGTGTCCAAGTAGAAGCGACATTCCCTGATGGAACAAAGCTTGTTACGGTTCAAGCACCTATCCAATAGTAAGGTCAATCATCCATTTAAGGAGGTACACAGAATGATACCTGGTGAATATGAGATTACCAGTGGCGATGTTGACATCAATGCTGGAAGACAAACAAAGACCATCCGTGTGGCAAACACCGGAGACCGACCCATTCAAGTTGGTTCGCATTACCATATTATTGAGGCGAATCGATACTTGTCATTCCCCCGTGAGGAAACGGTTGGTATGCAACTAAACATCCCGTCTGGGACAGCTGTGCGATTTGAGCCCGGAGAGGAAAAAGAGGTTGAGTTAACCGACATTAGCGGTCTTCAAAATGTGTTTGGACTTAATGACTTAACCCATGGTTCGGTGGATAACAAAGAGAAAATCCTTAAAAAAGCGGATCAATATGGCTTCAAAGGAGTGGATACCGAGTGAGAATTTCAAGAGACCGTTACGCAACGATGTACGGACCCACTACAGGGGATAAGGTCCGTCTTGCCGACACTGATTTATGGATAGAAGTTGAAAAAGATTACACCAATTACGGGGACGAAGGTGTATTCGGCGGGGGGAAATCGATACGTGTTGGCATGGGTCAAAATGGTACGCAAACCCGACTTGAAGGTGTTCTCGATGCTGTTATCACTAATGTTATTATCATTGATTATAGCGGTATTGTAAAAGCCGATGTTGGGATCAAAGATGGACGAATTGCCGGCATAGGGAAGGCCGGAAACCCTGATACGATGGATCGTGTAGACCCAAACATGACGATTGGTGTTGGAACGGAAGTCTACGCAGGCCAGGGGTTAATTGCAACAGCCGGAGCCATCGACACCCATACACATTTTGTAAATCCAGACCAAATGGACGTTGCCCTGAGTTCAGGGACAACAACACTGATTGGTGGGGGCACAGGACCAGCAGCCGGGTCAACAGCCACAAGCGTCACGCCCGGTGAATGGAACATATTTAAAATGTTGGAAGCTGCTGAAGATTTCCCTGTCAATATTGGATTGTTAGGTAAGGGGAGTGCTTCTACGCAAGAACCATTGATGGAACAAATCAGAGCCGGAGCTATTGGTCTTAAAATCCATGAAGACTGGGGGGCAACACCGTCTGCATTGCATCAAAGCCTTGTCGCTGCAGATAAATATGACGTACAAATC
The Salicibibacter kimchii DNA segment above includes these coding regions:
- a CDS encoding acetone carboxylase subunit gamma gives rise to the protein MASYNHDTIRDLIDGQLPWQSTRSIMSQYKDDDRFFKYIDILQEQVKFNDPILLPIGEHLYIVAKQGEPQGERVVKCGCGYEFGHYTSNWKLKAAINVRDDEEEIAEIYPGRHSYDPEWMEIREFICPGCATLLEVEAAAPGYPIVFDFLPDLETFYHDWLDRELPVETIPSPDL
- a CDS encoding 3-keto-5-aminohexanoate cleavage protein: MANKSIITAAVTGAGETTQKSKHVPVTPKQIAAAAIESAKAGAAIAHIHVRDPKTGNLSHDPALFREVVERIRESDTDVIINITAGGGGDFVPDQDNPTQGGPGTDIQTAKERHEPVEKLLPEICTLDCGSINFGDQVYLGPAGWLREHAALIQESGVKPELEIFDTGQIRLANHLIQDGLVDGDPMYQFCLGIPWGAAADAETITYMRDRIVNGATWSAFGIGRLQLPMVAQAALLGGNVRVGLEDNLYLEKGILGTNAQLVDKAVGILQGVNVEPMTPREARESLNLRTFKN
- a CDS encoding SDR family oxidoreductase, whose amino-acid sequence is MNRLQGKTAIVTGASTGIGAAIAKELAVEGANVALAARRLDKLNEVKNEITEIRNSKGKVMAFQADMSNKNDVNQLAEKVQGELGNVDIFVNNAGQMLTGTVRSGQVEEWEKMVDVNIKGVLYGIDAVLPSMLSRSTGHLINVASVSGLEVTKTSTVYSATKYAVRAISMGLEKELARTGVRITNISPGMVDTDLQGNGTWNDRKMLEAADIAKAVVYAVTQPDYVNVNEVTVRPV
- the ureA gene encoding urease subunit gamma; translated protein: MKLNPVEQEKLMLYFAGELALKRKEKGLKLNYPEAMAIISHFVLEGAREGKTVAQLMSEGKQVLTSEDVMEGVPEMIDSVQVEATFPDGTKLVTVQAPIQ
- a CDS encoding urease subunit beta is translated as MIPGEYEITSGDVDINAGRQTKTIRVANTGDRPIQVGSHYHIIEANRYLSFPREETVGMQLNIPSGTAVRFEPGEEKEVELTDISGLQNVFGLNDLTHGSVDNKEKILKKADQYGFKGVDTE